From Deltaproteobacteria bacterium:
ATGGAGTATTGGACCGACTGGAAAGATAAAAGGAGATTTATGCGTAATCGTAAAACCTTGCTCACTCGCTACCTCCGAGTTCTGACTATTGCCTATTGCCTGCTGCCTATTGCCTCCCCCGCCGCCGACGCCCCGCTAAAAAAAGTTCGCTTCGTCCAGAGCGGCCACACGTCATCGAGCTGGCCGATCTACGTCGCCCAGCAAAAAAAGTTCTTGGAGAAAAACGGTCTCGATCTCGAAGTCATCATCATCCCGAGCTCGCCCAATTTGGTCCGCGCCGTGATGAGCGACAGCGTGCCGATGGGACGGATCAATCCCGATTACATCATCGCCGGCATCGAAAAGGGCGCCAAACTAAAAATCGTCAGCGGCATTCAAGATAAAATCGCCTACGACTTGATGGCCCGGCCGGAAATCAAAACCGGCGCCGATTTGAAAGGCAAAACCATCGGCGTCAGCTCGCTCACCAGCGGCACGACGCTGATGCTCGAAGAAGTTTTGGAGAGAGCCTACAAGCTCAAGGAAGGCGATTATCAATACTTGGTCGTCGGCACTTCGCCGCAGCGCTACAACGCCCTCAAAGGCGGCTCGGTGCAAGCCACGTTTATGGGCGCGCCGTTCAATTTCGCCGCGGCGCGGGAGGGCTTTCATAAATTGATCACCTTTCACGAGATCCTCGGACCGATTCAGTTCACCGTCGACTTCGTGCATCAAGATTACCTCAAGAACCATCGCGACGAGATCCTACGCTATTTGAAATCGACCATCGAGTCGACCCAATGGCTGTACGACAAAAAGAACAAGGAAGAAGCGCTGGCGATTCATATGAAAGCGTTGAAGAGCAAGCGCGACGCCGCCGAGCAAGACTATAAATTCATGATCGAAGAGTTCCAGCCCTTCACCCGCAGCGGCGCAGTGGTAAAAACCGCCTGGGACAAGACCATGGAGTTGCGCGCCAAGGAAGGCATCTACAAAGGCAAAAAAATTCCGCCCATGAGCGACTACGTCGACGCGTCGATCATCGAAGAAGCGCAAAAGCTCGCGGGCTTCAAACCGTAGGCAATTTTCGAAAGGTGTGACATGAGAAAAAACTTCGTCGCATTGGTCCTATCGGTCCTATTCTGCGCCACCGCGGCGCACAGCCAGACGCTGAAGCGAATCCGCATCGGCTACCCGTCCTTGAGCTTTCGCCAGAGCAACGTCTGGGTCGCCCGCGAAGTCGGCCTGTTCACCAAGTACGGCTTGGATGTCGAGCCGATTTTTTTGCGCGGCGGCCAGATGGCGACCCAAGCTTTGGTCGCCGGCGATCCGCCGATCGTCAACATCGGCACCGTCGTACAGGCCGGTCTGCAAGGCTACAACCTGGTGCTGGTGGCCGCCGTCGAAACCAAATACGATCAGATCATTTTCACCCGCAAAGGCATCAACAAGCTCGAAGAACTGAAGGGCAAAAAATTCGGCATCAGCGGTTATGGTTCGGCGACCCACAATGCGGCGAA
This genomic window contains:
- a CDS encoding ABC transporter substrate-binding protein; translated protein: MMEYWTDWKDKRRFMRNRKTLLTRYLRVLTIAYCLLPIASPAADAPLKKVRFVQSGHTSSSWPIYVAQQKKFLEKNGLDLEVIIIPSSPNLVRAVMSDSVPMGRINPDYIIAGIEKGAKLKIVSGIQDKIAYDLMARPEIKTGADLKGKTIGVSSLTSGTTLMLEEVLERAYKLKEGDYQYLVVGTSPQRYNALKGGSVQATFMGAPFNFAAAREGFHKLITFHEILGPIQFTVDFVHQDYLKNHRDEILRYLKSTIESTQWLYDKKNKEEALAIHMKALKSKRDAAEQDYKFMIEEFQPFTRSGAVVKTAWDKTMELRAKEGIYKGKKIPPMSDYVDASIIEEAQKLAGFKP